The following proteins are co-located in the Candidatus Woesearchaeota archaeon genome:
- a CDS encoding NAD(P)H-hydrate dehydratase, producing the protein MIYTKKRVEQILKDIYRKRDPWTHKRKNGVVLVVAGSYQFSGSPIFSCMSAYRAGADLVMLVTPRRSADIAASYSPDLIAYAREKRFLDSDDVDFILGIADECDSVLIGPGLSQDPETRKMVLKLINRLRKPMVIDADAIRFIGRNHRVLHDKKFIITPHLNEFLALTGMNAKFDTADRKSKVSDAAKRIGGTIILKGKDDVVADSKNIYVNQTGSPFMTKGGFGDCLAGICAQFLAKGLSPFDAACAAVYLNGLAGEIAAGRYQDSVIASDMFFSIPEAVAEIKKRR; encoded by the coding sequence ATGATCTACACCAAAAAGCGGGTTGAGCAGATTCTCAAGGATATTTACAGGAAGAGGGATCCTTGGACCCATAAGAGGAAGAATGGTGTTGTGCTTGTTGTCGCAGGCTCTTATCAGTTTTCAGGAAGCCCTATCTTCAGCTGCATGTCTGCTTATCGCGCTGGTGCTGATCTTGTCATGCTTGTCACCCCGAGGAGATCCGCCGATATTGCTGCCTCTTATTCTCCTGACCTGATAGCTTATGCAAGGGAGAAGAGGTTCCTTGACTCAGATGATGTTGATTTCATACTTGGCATTGCAGATGAGTGCGATTCTGTGCTCATCGGCCCGGGCCTGTCGCAGGATCCAGAGACAAGGAAGATGGTGCTGAAGCTCATCAATAGGCTCAGGAAGCCCATGGTGATTGACGCAGACGCAATAAGGTTCATCGGCCGTAATCATAGGGTTCTGCATGACAAGAAGTTCATCATCACCCCTCATCTCAATGAGTTTCTGGCCTTGACTGGAATGAATGCTAAGTTCGACACTGCTGACAGGAAGAGCAAGGTCTCTGATGCTGCAAAGAGGATTGGCGGCACGATAATACTCAAAGGTAAGGATGATGTCGTCGCTGACTCCAAGAACATCTATGTCAACCAGACTGGTTCTCCTTTCATGACAAAAGGGGGATTTGGCGACTGCCTTGCCGGCATCTGCGCCCAGTTCCTTGCAAAGGGGCTCTCTCCTTTTGACGCAGCATGCGCAGCTGTTTATCTGAATGGTCTTGCTGGGGAGATAGCTGCTGGAAGATATCAGGACAGCGTGATTGCCTCTGATATGTTCTTTTCCATACCTGAGGCTGTGGCAGAGATAAAAAAGAGAAGATGA
- a CDS encoding zinc-ribbon domain-containing protein produces the protein MKCQKCGKENREHDSFCRNCGESTGREAFECECGADVGKEDNYCGKCGMKFEGVEEAESDE, from the coding sequence ATGAAATGCCAAAAATGCGGAAAAGAGAACAGGGAGCACGATAGCTTCTGCAGGAACTGCGGCGAGTCTACAGGAAGGGAAGCCTTCGAATGCGAATGCGGCGCAGATGTCGGGAAGGAAGACAACTACTGCGGGAAATGCGGCATGAAATTCGAAGGTGTCGAGGAAGCCGAGAGCGACGAATAG